In the genome of Podospora pseudocomata strain CBS 415.72m chromosome 2 map unlocalized CBS415.72m_2.2, whole genome shotgun sequence, one region contains:
- a CDS encoding uncharacterized protein (COG:U; EggNog:ENOG503NUNB), with translation MSYNPYNQGPSAEAGYGGGYGQPEQHEMQSYGQQYGQPYGGQSYGQQPYGAPQQQPYDPPQQQYGSSATVLTQNQFLERVSAIRQEIQGLTQIIRRVESLHHAALSSTDGHAQAELDAEVAKSQLKNTAIKDQIQSLKRDTERTTAEHGTFALKKRQFDSLNNDFKDTIQKFLQEEQAYRQRCREQIMRQYRIVNENATEAELQQAADANWGDEGIFQTALRSNRSGRASEVLGNVRARHNDMMKIEQSINDLVDLLDILNQQIVQQSAIIEDVAQKAEQTTDHLGNANTQIQTAVKSARNRRKLKWWCLGITILILIIIAVGVGVGVSLMQKSPPSAQ, from the exons ATGTCGTACAATCCTTACAACCAGGGCCCCTCGGCCGAAGCTGGATATGGCGGCGGATACGGACAACCT GAACAACATGAGATGCAATCATATGGACAGCAGTATGGACAACCCTACGGTGGACAATCTTACGGACAACAACCCTACGGCGcgccacaacagcaaccatatgatcctcctcagcaacagtACGGCTCATCAGCTACCGTCCTCACCCAAAACCAGTTCCTCGAGCGCGTGTCGGCCATTCGCCAGGAAATTCAAGGCTTGACCCAGATTATCCGCAGAGTCGAATCTCTTCATCATGCTGCCTTGTCCAGCACTGACGGCCATGCTCaggccgagctcgacgcCGAGGTCGCCAAATCGCAACTCAAGAACACGGCCATCAAGGACCAGATCCAGTCTTTGAAGAGGGATACGGAGCGGACGACAGCCGAGCACGGCACCTTTGCCCTGAAGAAGCGCCAGTTCGACAGTCTCAACAATGATTTCAAGGACACCATCCAAAAGTTCttgcaggaggagcaagccTACAGACAGCGCTGCCGCGAGCAGATCATGCGCCAGTACAGAATCGTCAACGAGAACGCCACCGAAGccgagctgcagcaagcCGCTGATGCCAACTGGGGTGACGAGGGTATCTTCCAGACTGCCCTCCGCTCCAACCGCTCTGGCCGCGCCTCGGAAGTTCTCGGCAATGTTCGCGCTCGCCACAACGACATGATGAAGATTGAACAGTCCATCAACGACCTTGTCGACCTtctcgacatcctcaaccagcaGATCGTCCAGCAGAgcgccatcatcgaggatGTGGCTCAAAAGGCTGAGCAGACGACGGACCACCTCGGCAATGCCAACACCCAGATCCAGACTGCTGTCAAGAGCGCTCGCAACCGGAGAAAGCTCAagtggtggtgcttgggtATTACCATCTTGATCCTGATCATCATCGCtgtgggtgttggtgtcggtgtTTCTCTTATGCAAAAGAGCCCCCCTTCCGCTCAATAA
- the IMP4 gene encoding snoRNA-binding rRNA-processing protein imp4 (EggNog:ENOG503NUMM; BUSCO:EOG09263LR1; COG:J) yields MIRKQARQRRDYLYRKAVLLRDAEVSEKRAKLRAALASGKPLDPELAKDTQLRKDYDYDASRDVAEDDSLDIDDEYSELSGVVDPRILVTTSRDPSSRLMSFSKEIRLLFPTGIRLNRGNLVLPELVRSAQAEKLSDVILLHEHRGTPTAMTISHFPHGPTLMASLHNVVLRADIPRSIKGTVSESYPHLIFDGFTTKLGLRIVKILKHLFPPRDVTASKAAGNRVITFVNQDDCIEVRHHVYVRTSYDSVELSEVGPRFTMRPFSITMGTLENKDADSEWHLSQYTRTSRKKNYF; encoded by the exons ATGATT CGCAAACAAGCCAGGCAAAGGCGAGACTATCTCTACCGAAAAGCAGTTCTTCTGCGCGATGCCGAAGTTTCAGAGAAGAGGGCGAAGCTGAGAGCTGCCTTGGCTTCGGGCAAGCCGCTGGATCCAGAACTCGCCAAAGATACCCAACTTCGCAAAGACTACGACTACGATGCGTCGCGCGACGTCGCCGAGGATGATTCTCTCGATATAGATGATGAATACTCCGAGCTTTCAGGTGTCGTTG ACCCTCGCATTCTTGTGACTACTTCTCGAGACCCC AGCTCGAGACTCATGTCCTTCAGCAAGGAAATACGATTACTATTTCCCACGGGCATCAGACTGAATCGTGGTAATTTGGTGCTGCCAGAACTGGTCCGCTCAGCGCAAGCCGAGAAGCTCAGTGATGTGATTTTGCTGCACGAACATCG TGGTACACCCACGGCCATGACCATTAGCCATTTCCCCCACGGGCCGACATTGATGGCTTCCCTTCACAATGTTGTACTCAGAGCCGATATTCCAAGGTCGATCAAGGGAACGGTATCAGAATCCTACCCGCACCTCATTTTCGACGGCTTTACAACAAAACTGGGTCTGAGAATTGTCAAGATCCTGAAGCATTTGTTCCCGCCACGAGACGTTACTGCCAGCAAAGCCGCAGGCAACAGAGTTATTACTTTCGTGAACCAAGACGACTGCATCGAGGTCCGTCATCACGTGTATGTGAGGACAAGTTACGACTCAGTCGAACTTTCCGAGGTTGGCCCACGGTTCACTATGCGACCAttctccatcaccatgggAACACTCGAGAACAAGGATGCCGATAGTGAATGGCACCTAAGCCAGTATACTCGCAccagcaggaagaagaactACTTCTGA